One segment of Methanolinea mesophila DNA contains the following:
- a CDS encoding beta-propeller domain-containing protein has translation MGVEMSDRYIISIILVGVAVIAAVIGAALVTGGDIEGTNTSEIIRITDPKDLKLYLQSDRDRGTGGSPMYVQSSTLDGSIGMAGTGMEKMAVPAAYPVVSSDYSTTNIQVAGVDEADFVKNDGRYIYILSCGELAIIDAYPAESAKTLSTTRIEGNPGEMFLEGNRLTIFASGWEQTYIKPAASVAPVPYGREITHAYVYDISDRSHPRLARDIAISGNYYDSRMVGDYVYAITSESVPWVLDEPLYPEVKVGDEPVMVPDLYRFRTIPGNFVYNTISSFKVNDDSPVRAETYLSGYSSTLYCSPDNLYVAYVNQNYAPRQVMAEPLGSTSPMYEPPREETIIHRFSIMDGIVKYQSTGDVPGHLLNQFSLDEYGGNLRVATTVNEWSSSRSLQYNSVYILDGAMHTVGSLEYIALDEKIYSTRFLGDRLYMVTFKRIDPFFVIDLSDPAHPGILGKLKIPGYSDYLHPYDENHIIGLGKETESNDWGGVSVGGLKLALFDVSDVNNPVMVDKVEIGDSGTDSAALQDHKAFLFDKGKDLLVIPVSEIQKTYVSDLKGSPYGHGLWQGAYVFGVDPDIGFIKKGTITHQMNADAYSYWYSPDTVKRSLYIGNVLYTVSSGSIIMTDLNDLSNRLNEVDLPDTCSPGVYPMRVE, from the coding sequence ATGGGAGTGGAAATGTCCGACCGTTATATTATCTCGATAATTCTCGTAGGTGTGGCCGTCATTGCTGCCGTAATCGGTGCCGCACTTGTCACCGGAGGCGATATCGAAGGTACGAATACCAGTGAAATCATCAGAATTACAGACCCAAAGGACCTGAAGCTATATCTCCAGTCAGACCGTGACCGGGGAACCGGAGGGAGTCCGATGTACGTCCAGTCTTCGACGCTGGACGGCAGTATCGGGATGGCAGGAACCGGTATGGAGAAGATGGCTGTTCCGGCAGCCTACCCGGTGGTGTCTTCCGATTATTCCACAACGAACATCCAGGTTGCAGGCGTGGACGAAGCGGATTTCGTGAAGAACGACGGGAGATATATTTATATTCTCTCCTGCGGGGAACTGGCCATCATCGACGCATATCCGGCTGAGAGCGCAAAGACCCTCTCTACAACCCGTATCGAGGGAAATCCGGGGGAGATGTTCCTGGAGGGTAACAGGCTTACTATCTTTGCCTCCGGCTGGGAACAGACCTATATCAAACCTGCCGCAAGCGTTGCACCCGTTCCCTACGGAAGGGAGATCACCCATGCGTATGTCTACGATATATCCGACCGCTCGCACCCCCGTCTGGCCCGGGATATTGCAATAAGTGGGAACTACTACGATTCGCGCATGGTCGGGGATTACGTGTACGCGATTACCAGCGAGTCGGTCCCCTGGGTGCTGGACGAACCCCTGTACCCCGAGGTGAAGGTGGGAGACGAACCGGTCATGGTTCCGGATCTCTACCGGTTCCGGACCATTCCTGGGAATTTCGTGTACAATACCATCTCTTCCTTCAAGGTGAACGACGATTCACCGGTCAGGGCAGAGACCTATCTCTCAGGTTATTCCTCCACGCTTTACTGCTCGCCGGATAACCTGTACGTCGCCTATGTAAACCAGAACTACGCACCGCGGCAGGTTATGGCAGAACCCCTGGGAAGTACAAGTCCCATGTACGAACCCCCGAGGGAAGAGACCATCATCCACCGTTTCTCAATCATGGATGGAATCGTCAAGTACCAATCTACCGGGGATGTACCGGGCCACCTCCTTAACCAGTTCTCCCTCGACGAATACGGCGGGAACCTGCGGGTCGCCACCACGGTGAACGAATGGAGCTCCTCCAGGTCCCTGCAGTACAACAGCGTCTACATCCTGGACGGTGCCATGCACACGGTAGGAAGCCTTGAATATATCGCACTAGATGAAAAGATCTACTCCACCCGGTTCCTCGGCGATCGGCTCTATATGGTGACATTCAAGAGAATCGACCCGTTCTTCGTTATCGATCTCTCCGACCCGGCACATCCGGGCATCCTTGGAAAACTGAAGATCCCCGGATATTCCGACTACCTGCATCCCTATGACGAAAATCATATCATCGGTCTCGGAAAAGAGACGGAATCGAACGATTGGGGCGGGGTGTCTGTCGGCGGACTGAAACTGGCTCTTTTCGACGTCTCCGACGTGAATAATCCGGTGATGGTGGATAAGGTGGAGATCGGCGATTCAGGGACCGATTCCGCGGCCCTTCAGGACCATAAGGCCTTCCTCTTCGACAAAGGAAAAGACCTGCTGGTAATCCCGGTTTCGGAGATACAAAAGACCTACGTATCCGACCTGAAGGGGAGCCCGTATGGTCACGGGCTCTGGCAGGGGGCATATGTCTTTGGGGTGGACCCGGACATCGGCTTCATCAAAAAAGGTACAATCACGCACCAGATGAACG
- the gmd gene encoding GDP-mannose 4,6-dehydratase — translation MTKTALITGITGQDGSYLAELLLEQKYDVYGLVRRLSTPNTTNITHIVDNIHLVEGDLMDQSSLDTAIQQCRPDEVYNLAAQSFVATSWQQPVLTGEVDALGALRVLEAIRRNKKDCRYYQASSSEMFGKVQETPQNEKTPFYPRSPYGVAKVYAYWATINYRESYEMFCANGILFNHESPRRGIEFVTRKITDAVARIDAGLQKDLRLGNLDAERDWGYAGDYVKAMWKMLQHDSSDDFVIATGEAHSVREFVDLAFKEVGLDYEDYVLVDPKFFRPAEVNFLMGDSSKARNILGWQPEVKFEDLVKMMMKADIERYARKR, via the coding sequence ATGACTAAAACAGCTTTAATCACCGGAATTACAGGGCAGGATGGATCGTATCTCGCGGAATTACTCCTGGAACAAAAATATGACGTATATGGGCTTGTCCGAAGGCTCAGTACCCCGAATACGACAAATATCACACATATCGTCGATAACATTCATCTTGTTGAGGGAGACCTGATGGACCAGAGCTCCCTAGACACTGCGATCCAGCAATGCAGACCCGATGAAGTATACAATCTGGCGGCCCAGTCATTTGTTGCAACCTCCTGGCAGCAACCGGTTCTGACCGGCGAAGTCGACGCACTTGGGGCGCTCCGGGTCCTGGAAGCAATCAGAAGGAATAAAAAGGATTGCCGCTATTATCAGGCCTCTTCGAGTGAAATGTTCGGGAAGGTCCAGGAAACGCCACAAAATGAAAAAACACCGTTTTATCCCAGGTCTCCCTATGGTGTGGCCAAAGTCTACGCATACTGGGCTACGATCAATTATCGCGAGAGTTACGAAATGTTCTGTGCAAATGGTATTTTATTCAACCATGAGTCGCCGCGCAGGGGAATCGAATTCGTTACCAGGAAGATAACCGATGCGGTTGCACGTATCGATGCAGGGCTCCAAAAAGACCTAAGGCTTGGCAATCTGGATGCCGAGAGGGATTGGGGATATGCCGGAGATTATGTCAAAGCCATGTGGAAGATGCTCCAACATGACAGTTCGGATGATTTTGTAATCGCTACAGGTGAGGCCCACTCCGTCAGGGAGTTCGTCGACCTTGCATTCAAGGAGGTCGGTCTGGACTACGAGGACTATGTCCTGGTGGATCCGAAATTTTTCCGGCCAGCCGAGGTCAATTTCCTGATGGGAGATTCGTCAAAGGCGAGGAATATACTTGGCTGGCAACCGGAAGTAAAATTCGAGGATCTTGTAAAAATGATGATGAAGGCCGATATCGAACGATATGCCCGAAAGAGGTGA
- a CDS encoding ABC transporter permease, whose product MDFGELWQYHELLYFFTWRDVKVRYKQTGLGFTWAIIQPLFMMVVFSIFFGGLAHIPSEGLPYPLFNLAGLLPWTLFAEGLTRSTTSMVTNANILTKVYFPRLIMPLSGVLSPLVDFAAAFSILVVMMAVYGFMPGWNLIFLPVFIIFAVITSLAVGLWLSALNVQYRDFQYTLPFIIQFWLFASPVVYPSTLLPESIRWLYGLNPMAGVIEGFRWALLGTTPPDALIGVSVAMVIVLLFGGFFYFRKMEQYFADIV is encoded by the coding sequence ATGGACTTCGGGGAGCTCTGGCAGTATCATGAACTTCTCTATTTTTTTACCTGGCGTGACGTTAAGGTGCGTTATAAGCAGACGGGGCTCGGTTTCACATGGGCAATAATTCAGCCTTTGTTTATGATGGTGGTCTTCTCGATATTCTTCGGTGGACTGGCCCATATCCCCTCGGAGGGCCTTCCCTATCCTTTGTTCAATCTTGCAGGGCTACTTCCATGGACGTTATTTGCCGAAGGGTTAACCAGGTCCACAACGAGTATGGTCACTAATGCAAATATTCTGACGAAAGTTTATTTCCCCCGCCTGATCATGCCATTATCCGGGGTGCTTTCACCTCTTGTGGACTTTGCGGCGGCGTTCTCAATTCTCGTTGTCATGATGGCAGTCTACGGATTTATGCCGGGGTGGAACCTGATTTTTCTACCGGTTTTTATCATTTTTGCAGTGATAACCTCACTTGCTGTTGGATTATGGCTATCAGCATTAAACGTTCAATACCGGGATTTCCAGTATACCCTTCCATTTATTATCCAGTTCTGGCTCTTTGCGTCTCCGGTTGTTTATCCCAGCACACTTCTTCCAGAATCAATCAGGTGGCTCTATGGACTGAACCCCATGGCAGGAGTCATAGAGGGGTTCCGATGGGCACTTTTAGGGACAACTCCTCCAGATGCATTGATCGGGGTTTCAGTCGCAATGGTGATTGTCCTTTTATTCGGGGGATTTTTCTATTTCAGGAAGATGGAACAATACTTTGCAGATATTGTGTAG
- a CDS encoding ABC transporter ATP-binding protein has product MDTAIIKVKKVGKKFRLGQRASYSTFRDAISDTLKAPFKKFTNNPTVVNEFWALKNISFEIEKGQVIGIIGRNGAGKSTLLKILSRITFPTEGEIEIHGRVGSLLEVGTGFHPELTGRENVYLSGSILGMKRKEIDAKFEQIVRFAEIEKFIDTPVKRYSSGMYVRLAFAVAAHLDPEILLIDEVLAVGDNEFQKKCLNKMKDVSRSGRTILFISHNMRAIAGLCDKCIMLENGILKKFGETNEVIEEYLSSQDTIDSGIADLTSTDLRVNSIESSKFKWVKIEILNSNNIQTSYIRLNEPFCLKISGKLTETISDIQFGFSIDSVMGLCLFNSYLSDSLNVTQFKAGAIEFIIKFENNILGPGFYTISLGANGPGIIDFIPISIQFQVSDIDIEGRPLRKNFVGMVSPQCEWSMNNF; this is encoded by the coding sequence ATGGATACAGCAATAATTAAAGTGAAAAAAGTAGGGAAGAAATTTCGCCTTGGACAGAGAGCGTCGTACAGTACGTTTCGTGATGCAATTTCTGATACATTGAAAGCGCCTTTCAAAAAATTTACCAATAATCCAACTGTTGTGAATGAGTTCTGGGCGCTCAAAAACATCTCCTTTGAGATTGAAAAAGGCCAGGTTATCGGAATAATTGGAAGGAATGGTGCGGGAAAAAGTACCTTGTTGAAGATTTTATCCCGAATAACATTTCCCACCGAAGGAGAAATTGAAATCCATGGCCGTGTAGGTTCTTTGCTCGAGGTGGGGACGGGTTTTCACCCAGAGTTAACAGGCAGGGAAAACGTATACTTGAGTGGTTCAATTTTAGGAATGAAAAGAAAAGAAATTGATGCGAAATTTGAGCAAATAGTTCGTTTCGCAGAAATTGAAAAATTTATCGATACTCCTGTGAAAAGATATTCAAGCGGAATGTATGTAAGACTGGCATTCGCAGTTGCTGCACACCTCGATCCTGAAATTCTTCTAATCGATGAGGTTTTAGCAGTAGGGGACAACGAATTTCAGAAAAAATGTCTAAATAAAATGAAGGATGTGTCCAGGAGTGGTCGAACAATACTATTTATCAGCCACAATATGAGAGCAATAGCCGGATTGTGTGATAAATGCATTATGTTGGAAAATGGAATTTTAAAAAAATTTGGTGAGACAAATGAAGTCATTGAGGAATATCTATCGAGCCAGGATACTATCGACAGTGGAATTGCAGATCTCACAAGCACCGATTTACGCGTAAATTCCATCGAATCGAGTAAATTTAAGTGGGTTAAAATTGAAATATTGAATTCCAACAATATACAAACATCATATATCAGATTAAATGAACCCTTTTGCCTAAAAATCTCAGGAAAATTGACCGAAACAATAAGTGATATCCAATTTGGTTTTAGTATCGATTCTGTTATGGGATTATGTCTGTTCAATTCATATTTATCTGATTCACTCAATGTGACACAGTTCAAAGCTGGAGCGATCGAATTTATAATAAAATTTGAGAATAATATTCTCGGACCTGGTTTTTATACCATTAGTCTCGGAGCAAATGGGCCCGGAATTATTGATTTTATCCCTATTTCAATTCAATTTCAAGTTAGTGACATCGATATTGAAGGGAGGCCGTTACGGAAAAATTTTGTCGGAATGGTCAGTCCGCAGTGCGAATGGTCAATGAATAATTTTTAG
- a CDS encoding glycosyltransferase family 2 protein: MDSIFGKQGDNMVKISIISLIYKSKKYADFIYESVNKYTPMIRTGHAEFFFVANDATEELIEHLVKRGYKFIINNNEKRTPEELFNSGYGEPEYMQYVYKGYNKGITSASGDIVVLVNSDNCFSPDWLENLLKYLGPDSIITSHLVERNHPEHGIFPDASYCDFGNSPKNFDETGFLKFVEQKKVTGLTKGGAYMPCAVFKKNAIKVGLYPEGNLAGKSFKDVVEFGDQNFYRKLSNIGVQHFTSLDSIVYHFKEGEKDEDVPIVENSIPLKRYYKQPNYFPLKSIKIQNLDNYEFLTVDNTPIFFKIMKNNFISLKNFFNSAIIKMKNF; the protein is encoded by the coding sequence GTGGACTCAATATTTGGAAAACAAGGGGATAACATGGTAAAAATATCAATTATATCACTAATATATAAATCTAAAAAATATGCTGATTTCATATATGAATCAGTAAATAAATATACTCCTATGATTCGTACGGGCCATGCAGAATTTTTTTTTGTTGCAAATGATGCAACCGAAGAATTGATCGAACATCTCGTAAAACGAGGATATAAATTTATAATCAATAATAATGAAAAAAGAACCCCTGAAGAACTTTTTAATTCGGGCTATGGAGAACCCGAATATATGCAATATGTCTATAAAGGGTATAATAAAGGGATTACTTCAGCAAGCGGGGATATTGTTGTCCTTGTCAATAGCGATAACTGTTTTTCTCCTGACTGGCTTGAAAATTTATTGAAATATTTAGGCCCAGACTCTATTATCACATCTCATTTGGTTGAGAGAAATCATCCGGAACATGGCATATTCCCTGATGCATCTTATTGTGACTTTGGAAATAGCCCAAAAAACTTTGATGAAACGGGCTTTTTAAAGTTCGTTGAACAAAAAAAGGTGACGGGTTTGACCAAAGGAGGTGCATATATGCCCTGCGCCGTTTTTAAGAAAAATGCAATAAAAGTGGGCCTGTATCCAGAAGGAAATCTTGCAGGTAAATCATTTAAGGATGTTGTAGAATTCGGCGACCAAAATTTTTATAGGAAATTATCAAATATTGGCGTTCAACATTTTACCTCACTGGATTCGATTGTGTATCATTTCAAGGAGGGTGAGAAAGATGAAGACGTTCCAATTGTAGAAAATTCAATTCCGTTAAAGCGTTACTATAAACAACCTAATTATTTCCCTCTGAAGTCAATTAAAATTCAAAATTTAGACAACTATGAATTTTTAACAGTTGACAATACTCCAATATTTTTTAAGATAATGAAAAATAATTTCATATCATTAAAGAATTTCTTCAACTCAGCAATTATAAAAATGAAAAATTTTTAA